The Anguilla rostrata isolate EN2019 chromosome 2, ASM1855537v3, whole genome shotgun sequence genome contains the following window.
CCAACATTTCATGTTCCTTTCACCGAGTCTGTGTCTATGGTTCACATCAAaattttatgggggggggggatttattgTGTGGTTGCGTTCTAGTTGTGAGCAGTGCCAACGGATGGGGACGATCCGGTCGCCCGTCACACCTCTCCCTAACGCCCCCCCCTCGGCCCCATTTCCCCGTATTGCCGCCCTGTAGCCAGCCCCTGGTTCTCCCtccccagggccccgccccacTCACTTGGTGCCGCGGGTAGCGAACAGCACCTCCCCCCGGGTCAGCGTGATTCGCGGCTCCTCCGTGCAGGGGGTGCGCAGGAAGGTGCGGAGCCCCTTGCTGATTGGACAGCAGGCGCCGTTGTAGTCCTCCACCACTCGGTACTGGATCTGCCAATCACAGCGGCAGCGCTGCTAATCACTTGCGCTGCTCGACCAATCAAACGCTCACAGCAggctacacacaccacaaagaaaAAGCATGCCCTCCCACAAAGCAGAATGGGCGTTCTTCTTCAGTTTAACAGAAACTGTCTCTGTACTGTTGGCAAAATACATGAGCATACCTCTAGGTTCTCATATTTTTACTTATCACCTTCCCTTTGTTCTATAGATAAAATTCATTACAATGCCACCATTTTCACAGCTTTATCTGTTACTAACAAATACCGTGTTTCATGTTTTTGGCACCACCTGCTGTACAACTATGAGTACTTCATTACTTACGCTTCTCACTCTTTTATCAGCTTTTTGTTTCAGCTGCTCAATCTGAAGGGAAAACAAAAGAGGAAGTTAAAGAAAATTATTATCAAAACACCTTATAGCTTGTTAAATATCATTACTTCTTTGTGTTAAGTTcgtcaaaataaaaataaccaattCTGTTCACACAGTTCTGTACAACTCCAATTTCCTCCAGACAACCAACTGTGTAGAACACTGATGCTCTCTTATGGACAGCTATActtaaactgcatggaagactCTGTTCAGCACATAAAATCTGTGTAACTTCTGACTAGTCATGGCAACAATTTAAAGAACTGTTTAACCTTGAGGGAGTAAAGAAACACTATGACTAATCCTTGGAATGCAGAGGAGTTAAGAAAATAGCTACTGGGTCACTGTGCCCTGATAGTACTATGAAAAGGTCagttttttgcttgttttccacCCAACTGTAGACAATGGTCACATGCAGTCACTTGTGTGGTCCTGGTCATTTACGGTGATATTTAAGGCTGTCTGGGGTCACCTACGGTTACAGTCGGGGGAACGCGCCCGTGGTCGCGGGCCGTGACCGTACTCACGGTTAAGGTGTGCTGGTGACACTTTTCGTGCACGGGCCACTCTACGCCGTCGCCCTCGGGCACGCCCGACCAGGTGAACACCTGCTTAAAGTTCTCCCATCGGCTGCCCAGGTCGTAGGGGAAGATGAACTCCTCTCCCGTTTGGTAGTACTGGATTCTGTCTCtggcctgggagggggggccgggaggagggggggggggttaatgctCTGGCGgcttttttttacaactttgaAACAAATAATCAACAGTCCAATCGTGCACCCTAAAGTTTTCCACctggctgtcaatcacaggTGAGAACACTGCAAAATGGCGACAAACCTATTGTTTAATGTTCTGTTGCTGTCTGAAGTCCCGATCACAACATTTCAAAGAAGTCAAAGGTAGGAGCTCTTCTTTTAGTTTTATCTGAACTGCAGTCAGCATTAAAATTTCCTAAAGTGATTCTCTATAAGGGGAGGAGTTATCCCAGGGTGACGCCATTATTTTGGGTGGGGTGTCCCATACATCCCAAAACACTGGGAGATTTTATACATCGGCGTGAGTTCTTTGGAGACATGGGGAACGAACAGCAGGACCGTTTCACACTTGCAGCCCGAGCCGCTCTGAAATTGCACGGCCTACAGGGTGGGGATGAACAAAACGCCATCTGTGGCAAACCCGGTTCTGCGGGCACGCGTTTAGGCGTAACGTTCCACGTGCGCTGCAGGGGGGTCGGCAACGCCCGGCTCGCTGCGCGCACGCGCACTTCGTAGCGGGAAAGGAAGCCGCGCCCACCTTCTCCTCGATCCACGATTCGATCGACGTCTTGTTCCGGACGATCACCTTCATCTGGGGGCGAGGGGAACAAAAGCGGCGTCAGAGCCGACGGAGGCGTTCGCCCGCGCCTCCGAGCGGCTCTCAGGACGACGGGCCCGTCCGCGCGCGAACGCgcatacgcacacgcgcacgctaCGGGGCCCGGGGCGGGGCCGCACCTGTATGACAAACAGCATCCCCACGGCTATGGTGGTGCCCAGCGCCAGCCCCAAGGCGAAAAGCGTGGCGGCGAAGGCGGGCACGCTGAACGGCATGATGGGACTGTGCGTCCTCCTGACGCCGCTCATGTCGATTTTCACCGAGCTCCACCCGAACGATATCTGCGGGAGGAGAGCACGAGGTCAGGGCATGTACCCCGCACCTTTCAAAAGGACAGCATTCACAAACATTCATTCTTAACCACACACTCCTACAGCTCACATAGCCTACAGTAAGCCAATCAGAGACTATATTGACACAGGACAAGCACCGCCCCTTAAAGGTAAAGCAGGAGCAACGCGAGACCAGAAATACATCCAGTACTCAAGCCAACAGATCTCACGCCTAGTTCGCCAACACCCCTCCAAAAACTACTGCACTTGATGAGATCAAAACCTAAACTTGTGACACAGCAAGTGGGAAGCAGTCTGCCCTCTGCTGGGCAGAGCAGGGGGCTGCAGCGTCACTCACTCGGTCGTAGAGCTGGGTGTACATGGTCATGGTGAAGATGAAGGCCGCGTGAATGCAGCCCAGGGGCGCCAGCAGGAGGAAGCTGGTGAAGTAGGCGTGGTTCAGGTGGCCGCAGCAGTTGTTAATCCACGGGCAGTGGTGATCCAtcttcatcacacacctggACAGGAAACATCAAACGTTCTCTCAGCGCCAAAATCGCTTCTCTTGCAAAACcaagcaaaatgcatttcagaaatcgCTGACAAATTACCGTAGAGTACACCGAAGGCACGTTCAAGTACACACTTGTGGTATACACCTACCTGTCCCATTTGCTTGAAAACACAACCGTGCTGAAAGATTATACTGCACTGAACTTAAACCTGTTAAACCAGCTCAAGAGCACACCGGTACGAGACCTGTACCTGTTACACTTCCGGCAGTGGTGGGATCTCGGGGCTTTGTATCCTTGGCATACTCTACAGAATTGTAAGTACACAGAATCTTGTGAATTTTCCtgttgaagaagaaaaaaaacaccacaaaaactcaagtcatttaaaaagtgGTCATCACACATTGACTGCCCAAAGGTTACATACAGGAGCAAAtccaaataaaactaaaaaacaacacacaactaTCAACTAATATATAGAGCTTAGATTAAGCCTAATCCTAGactagtttttttcccccaatggagatttgattgaatttttcttttagtctaggactaggcttaatccACGTGTGGGAAACTGACCCATAATGTCCGATATATAAACTAAATGATATATAAATCTAAAAATGAACTATAGCCTTTCGACCCTTCATCCAGTCTCTATGAAGATTGCGGGACGGTGTCTTAGAAGGTGACGAGTTGGGGATGAAGGGTGACATATTTTGGTGAGGTTTTTGGTGCTGTGATGTGCCTACACAGTCTGATATGAATCCTGGCGCTGGCAATGCCAATTGTACCCACAAAAGCAACAGCATGTAATGCACTGCCCAGCAGAGGGAGGGTTCTGGTCAGCAGGGCATTCCCTGACTCACTGCTCATACgtgacaacacaaaaaaaaaaaaaacgtgaaagcGATCAAGAAAAACCCAAAAGAACCCTCGTCAATAGTCATATTTTCCTCCCGACTTTTAGTGTATTGTCATATGAAGACATCTTTGCTATTAAAGACTTTGTCGCGAGGATACTCTTGTCCAGGCTCTACTTCAACACTGTACAGGTGAGCACTGAGCCTCCTTCGGGCCACATAACAATGAATGCCCCCACACGTCCTTTGTTATGTTCACATATATTattacagctggatacatacagGCCAATCATCTCACCCATGGGAACGATGGCAGTTTGCCACATGAGAACACAACCTGCAATCCTCTGCTTCCCTTGATTTTATACGTACCGGTGTCCACCCCAGGGGGATGTAGCCAGGACCCACAAACATGGCATTGAAGTAATTGTAAAGGATGAGAACCGTCCAGTTTATCAACATGATAAAATTGACACTTCCACCGGTGGTGTCCAAGGGCCAATACCAGATGATGGAGTCCAGGACGGCGATGGTGGAGCAGATGGCGATGACGGACAGGGCGATCATGGGCCCCCAGTGGCAGAGCCTCTTCACCTCGTGAAGATTCTCGAATCTGACGACGGCAAACAGGAAACTCATTTTTTTGCTGGCTTCTCGTGCAGCGGTTAGCAGAGAGCAGTCTCTAGGACACAAGAAGGTTAAAATCGTTTCCGCTCCTGGCAAATTAGGATCCCCCACAGAGGCGATGAGGACAACAGCGATGGCGGACAGCGTTTTTTCAATCGACGGAACATCCGGAGAGACAGAGCATCGCGGGTCATTGGAGTGGTCCCTGTCCCAGAGTCCTTTGCTCTGTCATGGTGACTCATCCTTTTTCAGTGCTTTCCAGAGCACCCTTTCCTCATGAGAGGTTGTACCTCCATCTGGAGTCAAAGAGCCAAAGATACATGCAAGAAAAATTATCAACGGTCTATTCAAATAACTATTGTATTACTACTACTCTTACTAAAATTattacaaatacacataaaaatattatatctGAATATTACCAATGCAGGCACCCTACTgtgttattatgttatttttccaAAAGCCATTGTGAGGGGGCGGCGTGGTTGTGGTGCCAGCTGCAGGCGGAGAGACGGGGGAGTGGTTTAGTCGGCCGGCAGCCGCAGCTATGGGCAGTTACGTGATCAGTGCTAACCTTTATCGGCACCACAACCACGCCGCCCCCTCACAGCTATTTTTTTGCTATTCAGGCAAAACTGTCTGGTTGGTTATTTACCAAACTTTGCACAATGACTGAGGGGCACTCCAAATGGTGATTGAGCCCTTTGACCTAGAATCTAATTTCTCCACTCCCCTCCACTCATAGAACAAATTAGTACTATCCCAAAAAGAATATGCGTGTGATCAGGAttttcctatatatatatatatatatatttttttttttaaacatttcctcCTAGACGCATTGACCTATTTGCACAAAACTTGGAATATCACATCTAATCACAAATATCTAAATTCCCAACATAAAAAAGTTCTTGCTCTTAAAAACGTTCTCACAATAAGTTAGTGAATTTGCATTTGGGCATGTGCTTTTTTCCAAAAGGTTAATAAAAAGTTTGACAAAATGTGGTAAAACCTGGTGTGTTTACTGACAACTCAATCAAGTGGACAGGCCCAAAGAACTGGCCAAAACAAACAACGGGGTGGTGCTATAGAGCTCGTCAATTTTTGGTGGCTAATCACCTCAATATTAATCTGATTATATATGGTACAGTCACCAACATCTTGaattggcagccattttggattttgcttGTTCATACTTTTCCTACTTTCACCTGGTTGATTCACATGAAACTGGGCACTGACAGAGGGTACCTTCTAACTACCACTGACCAAATGCCGACTGG
Protein-coding sequences here:
- the zdhhc6 gene encoding palmitoyltransferase ZDHHC6 isoform X2 yields the protein MPCLWVLATSPWGGHRKIHKILCTYNSVEYAKDTKHHAYFTSFLLLAPLGCIHAAFIFTMTMYTQLYDRISFGWSSVKIDMSGVRRTHSPIMPFSVPAFAATLFALGLALGTTIAVGMLFVIQMKVIVRNKTSIESWIEEKARDRIQYYQTGEEFIFPYDLGSRWENFKQVFTWSGVPEGDGVEWPVHEKCHQHTLTIEQLKQKADKRVRSIQYRVVEDYNGACCPISKGLRTFLRTPCTEEPRITLTRGEVLFATRGTKWWMYGDKVLSEEQIKAGARMRGWFPRKCVEKCLYDTASNSTTTEEKKEN
- the zdhhc6 gene encoding palmitoyltransferase ZDHHC6 isoform X1, giving the protein MSFLFAVVRFENLHEVKRLCHWGPMIALSVIAICSTIAVLDSIIWYWPLDTTGGSVNFIMLINWTVLILYNYFNAMFVGPGYIPLGWTPENSQDSVYLQFCRVCQGYKAPRSHHCRKCNRCVMKMDHHCPWINNCCGHLNHAYFTSFLLLAPLGCIHAAFIFTMTMYTQLYDRISFGWSSVKIDMSGVRRTHSPIMPFSVPAFAATLFALGLALGTTIAVGMLFVIQMKVIVRNKTSIESWIEEKARDRIQYYQTGEEFIFPYDLGSRWENFKQVFTWSGVPEGDGVEWPVHEKCHQHTLTIEQLKQKADKRVRSIQYRVVEDYNGACCPISKGLRTFLRTPCTEEPRITLTRGEVLFATRGTKWWMYGDKVLSEEQIKAGARMRGWFPRKCVEKCLYDTASNSTTTEEKKEN